A genomic window from Struthio camelus isolate bStrCam1 chromosome 2, bStrCam1.hap1, whole genome shotgun sequence includes:
- the INHBA gene encoding inhibin beta A chain: MPLLLKRGFLLVLSWIIVRSSPTPGSEGHSSVTDCPSCALATLSKDVPSSQPEMVEAVKKHILNMLHLRDRPNITQPVPKAALLNAIKKLHVGKVGEDGYVEIEDDVGRRAEMNEVVEQTSEIITFAESGTPKKTLHFEISKEGSELSVVEHAEVWLFLKVSKANRSRTKVTIRLFQQQRQPKDNSEGAEESEDGGLKGERGETLISEKAVDTRKSTWHIFPVSSSVQRLLDQGKSSLDVRIACDLCQETGASLVLLGKKKKKEDDGEGKEKEAGEFTGEEEKEQSHRPFLMMLARQAEDRQHRRRRRGLECDGKVNICCKKQFFVSFKDIGWSDWIIAPTGYHANYCEGECPSHIAGTSGSSLSFHSTVINHYRMRGHSPFANLKSCCVPTKLRPMSMLYYDDGQNIIKKDIQNMIVEECGCS; encoded by the exons ATGCCTTTGCTTTTGAAGAGAGGATTTTTGTTGGTGCTTTCCTGGATTATAGTGAGGAGTTCCCCAACCCCAGGATCCGAGGGGCACAGTTCAGTCACTGACTGTCCATCATGTGCCCTTGCCACGCTCTCCAAGGATgtgcccagctcacagcctgagATGGTGGAAGCAGTAAAGAAGCACATACTGAACATGTTGCACTTGAGGGACAGACCTAATATCACCCAGCCGGTGCCCAAGGCAGCACTTTTAAATGCCATCAAGAAACTCCACGTGGGAAAGGTGGGAGAGGATGGCTATGTGGAAATAGAGGATGATGTTGGAAGAAGAGCCGAAATGAATGAAGTTGTGGAGCAAACCTCAGAAATCATCACTTTTGCGGAATCAG GCACACCCAAGAAAACATTGCACTTTGAGATTTCCAAGGAAGGCAGTGAATTATCGGTGGTGGAACACGCGGAAGTGTGGCTCTTCCTGAAGGTCTCCAAGGCAAACCGGAGCAGGACAAAAGTGACCATCCGCCTGTTCCAACAGCAGCGGCAGCCGAAAGACAACTCTGAAGGAGCAGAAGAGTCGGAGGATGGAGGGCTGAAAGGTGAAAGGGGCGAGACTCTGATTTCAGAGAAGGCAGTGGACACCCGTAAGAGCACTTGGCACATCTtccctgtctccagcagtgtGCAGCGACTCCTGGATCAAGGCAAGAGCTCCTTGGATGTGCGGATTGCCTGCGACCTGTGCCAAGAGACTGGAGCCAGCCTGGTGCTActgggcaagaagaagaaaaaggaagatgatggggaagggaaagaaaaggaagctggAGAATTCAccggagaagaggaaaaggagcaaTCACACAGGCCCTTCCTGATGATGCTCGCCCGACAAGCTGAGGACCGCCAGCACAGGCGGCGGAGACGAGGCCTGGAGTGTGACGGCAAAGTCAACATCTGCTGCAAGAAGCAGTTCTTTGTCAGCTTCAAGGACATAGGGTGGAGTGACTGGATCATTGCACCTACAGGATATCACGCCAACTACTGCGAAGGAGAGTGTCCCAGCCATATAGCAGGCACATCCGGTTCATCGTTATCTTTTCACTCCACTGTCATCAACCATTACCGCATGCGGGGCCATAGCCCCTTTGCCAACCTCAAGTCATGTTGTGTGCCCACCAAGCTGCGGCCCATGTCCATGCTGTACTACGACGATGGCCAGAACATCATTAAGAAAGACATCCAGAATATGATTGTGGAGGAGTGTGGCTGCTCATAG